CCGTCTGAGATAGATGCACACTTAACAGGATCATGCCCCAAAAGTGCAGCCTTAATAATTACTATTGAATTGAATCAGCATCTCTGTGACCCTGTTGGAAACAAAAACGGGACGTTCTGAgtttcacaaagctggaatttatGGCAGGGCTGCTTTTTAGAAATCGCTTGTGAAACCAACACACAAAGACTCAAAACTTGACATCTTGTGGATGTCTGATGATTGTGTAACGGCAAAGGAATATGAGGTAATTTTACAGGACCAGATGCACCCTCTGGTGTAATCACTGTTCCCCACTGATGTTCCCatattccaggatgataatgcctccatacacactgctaaacAAATTGGAGAGTGGAAGTCAAGATTACCTCTAACACCTTCCATGTATTTTCCCGATCTGAAAATCTCAGAaactttattgtacattttgcaACACAGAGTACGAAGTCGATCTCAAGCTCCTTCATCCCTCAAAGATCTGGAGGCTTttcttcttgaagaatggtgcaatatcccACTGTACACATTTCAGGACctgtatgacagcattccaagaaggattGGAGCTGATTAAAGACAATTACATTACTCCTTATTATATCCTTGATATAAATAGTTTCTATAGTTGTTACTCTTATTCTGTCCACCCCCTACATGTGCcttacatacacatatatacaaacTCCCCTTGCATTCTAAATCTCTTGCTCTGTTGTCACTTCCTCTCTGTCGACCCTCCCCTCATTCTCTTttatccatctctccctctgtcacatgTTCTTGGTCTGCAGCGGTCAGTGGATGAGTACAGCACCCAACTCGCACAGCAGTTTGAGGAGCTAATGAAACAGCAGCAGCATGAGGAGGCAGAACATAGCAGCCACGTCAACAGCCTGGTGCAGAAGAAAGATGAGGGGGTCCACCAGCAGCAGGTCGGTTCACACACATCTTTACACTGTAGGCTACATGCAGGCCTTGTTGAATTCACATCTTTGAGCTTATAATGGCGAGTGacagtattcatatttttagGAGCTGCTGGATAAAATCGAGTCCATTCGTGTAAAGCTTCAGCTGAACTGCTGCAAGACCACCCGTAAGAACTTTGCAGTCAAGAAACAGGAGCTTAGTACGGAGAAAATCaaaatggaggaggagaggaatagGTAAAGAAGAGAGAGTTATAGTAAGTGGACACCTGAGCAGAACTGGGACGTGAGGTCAGTAAGCCAtgttcctctctgttcctctacCAGGCTTTCTCAGGAGTTGGAGGAGACCACCAGGAAGCTGGCTCTGCTGATAGAGGAGCAGAACCAGGAGAAGTAAGACTAGTAAACCAACGTCCTACTCTTACTTTAGCCTTCCCATAGACAACACATTGCATTAAGTATAATGTTAACAGGTCACCACACTCCACTGTGTTCGTTTCCAGGTTGACGTGGGAGCAAGAGCTAACTGAGCTTAACACTGAGATGGAGTGTCTACAGAAGGAGTCCGAGCAGGCTACGCAGCAAGCTCTACGGGATGAGGTCAGAATCAGCTTCATTATACGCCAGTCTGTGACAACCCTACCACACCGAACATTCACTCTGAGCTACCAACACAACTCTACCACACCAAACATTCACTCTGAGCTACCAAGACAACCCTACCACACCGAACATCCACTCTGAACTACCAAGACAACCCTACCACACCAAACATCCACTCTGAGCTACCAAGACAACCCTACCACACCGAACATCCACTCTGAGCTACCAAGACAACCCTACCACACCGAACATTCACTCTGAGCTACCAACACAACCCTACCACACCAAACATCCACTCTGAGCTACCAAGACAACCCTACCACACTTAACATTCACTCTGAGCTACCAAGACAACCCTAACACACCAAACATCCACTCTGAGCTACCAAGACAACCCTACCACACTTAACATTCACTCTGAGCTACCAAGACAACCCTACCACACTTAACATTCACTCTGAGCTACCAAGACAACCCTACCACACTTAACATTCACTCTGAGGTACCGTACCAAGCTTGCCATCTGAACATTCTGTCTGAGTTACTTAACATCCATATTCTGATCTCTGCAAATCAGATTGCTGCCCTGGAAATGCAGAGAGATGTGACCCTGTCTGAGATAGACGACTGGCTGAAAGAGGCTGACCGATACATAAACACTCTGAGGTACAGTAGTAAGCATTACTGTATGTGGTTTGCGCTGTATGTTGTTGTTTCTCATATAGGTTGTGTGTTCCCTGTGCCTGCAGACTGGACGCCTCCCAGCAGCACATGCAGCAGAGGTTGGAGTGGGAGAATAATGTGGCTGTGGTTCACAGCAGTTTATCCGGCCTGGAGGTGAGATACCACTGCCTTTAAACAAGGGAATGGTTAGGATCATTACTTGTGGGTTGAGTTCAACTTCTGCTTTTCTCTCCCCAGAATCAGTTCAAGGACCACCTTTTCTTACTACAACAGGGCCAACTGATGGAAAACCTCCCTGGAATCACATTACCTCTCTTACCCCAGGTCCCCACGGTCAGTCTGTATGATGTCTGTCAGAGATCCTGACATGGTCAGTCTGTATGATGTCTGTCAGAGATCCTGACGTGGTCAGTCTGTATGATGTCTGTCAGAGATCCTGACGTGGTCAGTCTGTATGAGGTCTGTCAGAGATCCTGACGTGGTCAGTCTGTATGAGGTCTGTCAGAGATCCTGACGTGGTCAGTCTGTATGAGGTCTGTCAGAGATCCTGACGTGGTCAGTCTGTATGAGGTCTGTCAGAGATCCTGACGTGGTCAGTCTGTATGATGTCTGTCAGAGATCCTGACGTGGTCAGTCTGTATGAGGTCTGTCAGAGATCCTGACGTGGTCAGTCTGTATGAGGTCTGTCAGAGATCCTGACGTGGTCAGTCTGTATGAGGTCTGTCAGAGATCCTGACGTGGTCAGTCTGTATGAGGTCTGTCAGAGATCCTGATGTGGTCAGTCTGTATGATGTCTGTCAGAGATCCTGACGTGGTCAGTCTGTATGATGTCTGTCAGAGATCCTGACGTGGTCAGTCTGTATGATGTCTGTCAGAGATCCTGACGTGGTCAGTCTGTATGATGTCTGTCAGAGATCCTGACGTGGTCAGTCTATTTGATACCGTATGTGAATCAGTGATGCTAATTAGTCAGTCCCTGTTGTTAATAGAATAATTCCTCTGCAGGTGGATTTGGTGCTGAGTTCCATGATGCATGCTACACACCGTCCCCAGTTTCCAAATTTCCCTATGGGCCCTCCTAATATCACGCCCTTCCCGCCCCAGCAACCCCACCCACCTGCATTCACAGCCCCAAGCAGAATGACCCCGCCACctaacccccccacaccccctgCCTCCGCTCTACCCCCATACCCAGCGCCCCCACCTGTCCCCCAGTTTACCATGGCCTCTGCccagcccctcccctccacTAACCCCCGCGCCGCCGGAAAACTAGACAACCTGCTGAAGAGACTGGGGGACAGTTTTCCACAGTGCACCAGGTGAGATCAATTTGATGCACATTCTTAAATTAAAAGGTAGTATTGGTAGAACAATACAGGGTTTTACCTCTGTGAATGGTcctaaaaattattatttgcctttaaaatgaaattattaatGACAGTACATCATGGCTTTTCTACAGTAAAGATTCCGTAATGCATTAGTGTCAGAAAATGCCTCTTTCAGAAGCCACACCAGGTCTGCGAGTCACAATGCTGTCTTGCAAAGTGATGTGCATTGGAATCTAGACTGAGTTAGGATATCCAACCAGTGGATTTGTGGGGAAGACTGAAGGCATGAACTGAAATTATAACAAACAAGTCCAATAATCATTCTTCTACAGACTAGGGAATGCATACCGTGCCCTCGTCTGGAATTATCAGAACTGTAGGCCTTTTCTCTTTTGGCTTTATTCTGGAtatgaaattaaacaatgatTTCATGTGATTAATTATAGACTTGTCGGGTGGtaattgtgtacattttgatttgaacaTGTAGCCATTTTTCATACACAATCCCTTAATTGCATGGCACCAAACATACTGGGACAGATAATATAATATCCAAATGAAgtatttatgtttattaattGGTCATACATCGATTGAATGCGTGGTCTGCCTGAAGACTTTGATCCCACCACACTCCAGGCATCTCTGGTGATACTGTCTTCACCCGTTAGTTTGGAGGTCTCTCTGCCTTTAGTGCCATCGTCACCTGTTAGTTTGGAGGTCTCTCTGCCTTTAGTCCCATCTTCAGCTGTTTGTTTGGAGGTCTCTCTGCCTGTAGTCCCATCGTCACCTGTTAGTTTGGAGGTCTCTCTGCCTTTAGTTCCAtcttcacctgtttgtttgGAGGACTCTCTGCCTTTAGTCCCATCTTCACCCGTTAGTTTGGAGGCCTCTCTGCCTTTAGTCCCATCTTCACCTGTTAGTTTGGAGGACTCTCTGCCTTTAGTCCCATCTTCACCTGTTAGTTTGGAGGTCTCTCTGCCTTTAGTCCCATCTTCACCTGTTAGTTTGGAGGACTCTCTGCCTTTAGTCCCATCTTCACCTGTTAGTTTGGAGGTCTCTCTGCCTTTAGTTCCATCATCAACTGTTAGTTTGGAGGTCTC
This genomic window from Esox lucius isolate fEsoLuc1 chromosome 7, fEsoLuc1.pri, whole genome shotgun sequence contains:
- the rnf214 gene encoding RING finger protein 214 isoform X1 gives rise to the protein MEGIDWGLALEEDLARETCSTGNPEQQYNPWSNLSNPWSEPGYTSGSIGELDKLATGDGHHVILPNKQEEQGVQTDAWIADKDVNTDQDWESLMRSVDEYSTQLAQQFEELMKQQQHEEAEHSSHVNSLVQKKDEGVHQQQELLDKIESIRVKLQLNCCKTTRKNFAVKKQELSTEKIKMEEERNRLSQELEETTRKLALLIEEQNQEKLTWEQELTELNTEMECLQKESEQATQQALRDEIAALEMQRDVTLSEIDDWLKEADRYINTLRLDASQQHMQQRLEWENNVAVVHSSLSGLENQFKDHLFLLQQGQLMENLPGITLPLLPQVPTVDLVLSSMMHATHRPQFPNFPMGPPNITPFPPQQPHPPAFTAPSRMTPPPNPPTPPASALPPYPAPPPVPQFTMASAQPLPSTNPRAAGKLDNLLKRLGDSFPQCTRPQLMSVLQQIKTSRGTMAGMSMDEVTQQVAQRLAQNDKPSPGLIRPPSAFRGVSGSQGPIQRPPGPIQRPTHPPQRPIGAQVFQIRPQQNVAASNRKPCLMCQNHVDADSQHPLNCAHTVHKNCISVWLQSSKDNSCPFCPNK
- the rnf214 gene encoding RING finger protein 214 isoform X2, translating into MEGIDWGLALEEDLARETCSTGNPEQQYNPWSNLSNPWSEPGYTSGSIGELDKLATGDGHHVILPNKQEEQGVQRSVDEYSTQLAQQFEELMKQQQHEEAEHSSHVNSLVQKKDEGVHQQQELLDKIESIRVKLQLNCCKTTRKNFAVKKQELSTEKIKMEEERNRLSQELEETTRKLALLIEEQNQEKLTWEQELTELNTEMECLQKESEQATQQALRDEIAALEMQRDVTLSEIDDWLKEADRYINTLRLDASQQHMQQRLEWENNVAVVHSSLSGLENQFKDHLFLLQQGQLMENLPGITLPLLPQVPTVDLVLSSMMHATHRPQFPNFPMGPPNITPFPPQQPHPPAFTAPSRMTPPPNPPTPPASALPPYPAPPPVPQFTMASAQPLPSTNPRAAGKLDNLLKRLGDSFPQCTRPQLMSVLQQIKTSRGTMAGMSMDEVTQQVAQRLAQNDKPSPGLIRPPSAFRGVSGSQGPIQRPPGPIQRPTHPPQRPIGAQVFQIRPQQNVAASNRKPCLMCQNHVDADSQHPLNCAHTVHKNCISVWLQSSKDNSCPFCPNK